In Phaseolus vulgaris cultivar G19833 chromosome 10, P. vulgaris v2.0, whole genome shotgun sequence, a single genomic region encodes these proteins:
- the LOC137818098 gene encoding methionine aminopeptidase 1A-like: MAGESDVPVNTLSCANCGKPANLQCPKCMELKLPREGSAFCSQECFKSSWSSHKSVHLKAKLSSPDTQNSGSLGEGWLYCLKRGQSRTPKLPYFDWTGSLRPYPISIKRFVSDQIDKPDWADDGIPKIEPNSGLQHTVEVKSPDQIERMRETCRIAREVLDAAARIIQPGVTTDEIDRVVHEATIAAGGYPSPLNYHFFPKSCCTSVNEVICHGIPDARKLEDGDIVNVDVTVYYKGVHGDLNETYFVGNVDEESRQLVKCTYECLEKAISIVKPGIRFREIGEVINRHASMSGFSVVKSYCGHGIGELFHCAPNIPHYARNKAVGVMKAGQTFTIEPMINAGVWRDRMWPDGWTAVTADGKRSAQFEHTLLVTDTGVEVLTGRLQTSPNVFPWLNS; this comes from the exons ATGGCTGGTGAATCTGATGTGCCCGTAAACACCCTCTCTTGCGCTAACTGTGGAAAACCCGCCAATCTTCA GTGCCCAAAATGCATGGAGTTGAAGCTTCCACGCGAAGGTTCGGCCTTCTG CTCTCAGGAATGTTTCAAGTCTTCATGGAGCTCGCACAAATCAGTGCATCTGAAGGCAAAACTATCATCACCTGACACACAAAATTCAGGCTCACTTGGTGAAGGTTGGCTATATTGTTTGAAGAGAGGGCAGTCTCGAACACCAAAGCTTCCTTACTTTGATTGGACCGG ATCACTGCGGCCATATCCCATTTCTATTAAACGGTTTGTCTCAGATCAAATAGATAAACCAGATTGGGCTGATGAT GGAATTCCCAAAATTGAGCCCAATAGTGGTCTGCAACATACTGTTGAG GTTAAGTCTCCAGATCAAATTGAGAGAATGAGGGAAACTTGTCGG ATTGCGAGGGAGGTGTTGGATGCAGCTGCTCGTATTATTCAGCCCGGTGTGACGACTGATGAGATTGATAGAGTTGTTCATGAGGCAACTATTGCTGCAG GTGGATATCCATCGCCTCTCAATTACCATTTCTTTCCTAAATCTTGCTGCAC GTCAGTTAATGAAGTAATATGCCATGGAATCCCTGATGCAAG GAAGCTTGAGGATGGTGACATTGTAAATGTTGATGTCACTGTGTACTATAAAGGTGTTCATG GTGATCTCAATGAAACATACTTTGTTGGAAATGTTGATGAAGAGTCTCGCCAACTAGTTAAATGCACTTATGAGTGTTTGGAGAAGGCAATATCCATTG TTAAACCTGGGATACGATTCCGTGAAATTGGTGAAGTTATTAATCGTCATGCTTCAATGTCTGGCTTCTCAGTg GTAAAATCATATTGTGGTCATGGAATTGGGGAGCTCTTCCATTGTGCACCAAACATTCCTCATTATGCAA GAAATAAAGCAGTTGGTGTGATGAAGGCTGGACAAACTTTTACAATTGAACCAATGATCAATGCTG gtgTCTGGCGCGATCGCATGTGGCCTGACGGATGGACTGCTGTTACTGCTGATGGTAAACGAAGTGCTCAATTTGAGCACACTCTGCTG